From the genome of Amycolatopsis sp. NBC_01488, one region includes:
- a CDS encoding jacalin-like lectin, producing MKKRLAALTVAAVLSAAAPAVAHADTADGGSFSVLSYNVAGLPEGISSAPTPRQSATTEIGRRIGAYDLVHVEEDFNYHAALYSTDTHAYRTPTSGGAGIGSGLNSLSSLPYDTGDFERVHWTSCQLDSGDCLTPKGFTFLRVRLAEGVYVDTYNLHTNAGTNDGDEASRASNLAQLTGFIKTHSAGNAVIVMGDTNTRYTRAADTIAGFAADNGLTDAWIQLVRGGAAPAPGSPALVCDEQAVTNDCEVVDKVLYRGSKLISLKATSYDNEHAKFLDDQGRMLSDHDPVTTTFGWTRNPAFRLSDQFGGPHGDYFTDDVPAAARVRTLALRSGSRLDQVAVTLDDGRTLAHGGTGGTATSLVLGSTEYLTSATLCQGSYDGHTRIFSARFTTNLGRVLAGGSVTSDCVTRTAPDGWQIAGFHGRTGDEVDKLGFVYTRR from the coding sequence GTGAAGAAACGCCTTGCCGCGCTGACGGTCGCGGCGGTGCTGTCCGCCGCCGCCCCGGCCGTCGCGCACGCCGACACCGCCGACGGGGGCAGCTTCTCCGTCCTGAGCTACAACGTCGCGGGCCTGCCCGAGGGCATCTCCAGCGCCCCGACACCGCGGCAGTCCGCGACCACCGAGATCGGCCGGCGGATCGGCGCGTACGACCTCGTGCACGTCGAAGAGGACTTCAACTACCACGCCGCGCTCTACTCCACCGATACCCACGCGTACCGGACCCCGACCAGCGGCGGCGCCGGGATCGGCAGCGGGCTGAACTCGCTGTCGTCCTTGCCTTACGACACCGGCGACTTCGAGCGCGTGCACTGGACGTCGTGCCAGCTCGACTCGGGGGACTGCCTGACGCCGAAGGGCTTCACCTTCCTGCGCGTGCGGCTCGCCGAAGGGGTTTACGTCGACACCTACAACCTGCACACGAACGCCGGCACCAACGACGGCGACGAGGCGTCCCGCGCGTCGAACCTCGCTCAGCTGACCGGGTTCATCAAGACGCATTCGGCGGGCAACGCCGTCATCGTCATGGGCGACACCAACACCCGCTACACCCGCGCTGCCGACACGATCGCCGGGTTCGCCGCCGACAACGGCCTCACCGACGCCTGGATCCAGCTGGTGCGCGGTGGCGCCGCTCCCGCGCCGGGCAGCCCGGCGCTGGTCTGCGACGAGCAAGCGGTCACCAACGACTGCGAGGTCGTCGACAAGGTCCTTTACCGCGGCAGCAAGCTCATTTCCCTGAAGGCGACGTCGTACGACAACGAACACGCGAAGTTCCTCGACGACCAGGGCCGGATGCTCTCCGACCACGACCCCGTCACGACGACGTTCGGCTGGACCCGCAACCCCGCGTTCCGCCTGTCCGACCAGTTCGGCGGCCCGCACGGCGACTACTTCACCGACGACGTCCCGGCGGCGGCCCGGGTGCGCACCCTCGCGCTGCGCAGCGGATCCCGGCTCGACCAGGTCGCCGTCACCCTGGACGACGGCCGCACGCTGGCCCACGGCGGCACCGGCGGAACGGCGACGTCGCTGGTCTTGGGCAGCACCGAGTACCTCACGTCGGCGACCCTGTGCCAGGGCAGCTACGACGGCCACACGCGGATCTTCTCGGCCCGGTTCACGACGAACCTCGGCCGCGTGCTCGCGGGAGGTTCGGTGACCTCGGACTGCGTCACGCGGACAGCGCCCGACGGCTGGCAGATCGCCGGTTTCCACGGCCGTACCGGCGACGAGGTCGACAAGCTCGGCTTCGTGTACACCCGGCGCTAG